A DNA window from Pseudorasbora parva isolate DD20220531a chromosome 5, ASM2467924v1, whole genome shotgun sequence contains the following coding sequences:
- the LOC137076168 gene encoding spermine oxidase-like, which yields MSTCSGPENAKVVVVGSGFAGLAAAARLVEAGFENVLVLEAKERVGGRMHTTKPFNENVIEVGANWIHGQKGNPLFKIAKEENLLAEETSAHLPCSETPENYFFKENGKQVSTKVVDEVSSSFSKLTDKAFDDELDSKHRKLTLGAYLDDAFDECPLAATEDGQQVFEWCKRNECTDEACSSLYEVSASHNSNYTTLEGEFFNTLGPGGYRAILDVILKDLPSGTVQCNTPVKIIQWDLVKKGSCEDEMYPVKVICENGQSFDADHVIVTVSLGVLKDKAATMFEPSLPEEKLSAIEDLGFGIVDKIFLFFEERFWPDDCAGVQLVWEEGPEDKDVYEALSEGETWKKTWFKKITGFDTVARHPTALCGWITGREAMYMENLQDSEIGDICVRLLRSFTGWSVPEVSKTLITRWGSDSHVRGSYTFIPEGVDGVKAHKALASPLPPEDNSTGRKDLQVLFAGEATHDKFYTTTHGAYLTGVREAERLISYYTD from the exons ATGAGTACTTGTTCGGGACCAGAAAATGCCAAAGTTGTAGTGGTAGGTTCAGGTTTTGCAGGTTTGGCTGCTGCAGCCAGGTTAGTAGAAGCAGGATTTGAAAATGTCCTGGTTCTTGAGGCAAAGGAAAGAGTTGGAGGTCGAATGCACACCACGAAACCGTTCAACGAGAATGTCATTGAAGTTGGAGCCAACTGGATTCACGGACAGAAAGGAAACCCCCTGTTCAAGATTGCAAAAGAGGAGAACCTGCTAGCCGAGGAAACTTCTGCACACCTGCCCTGTTCTGAAACCCCTGAAAACTACTTTTTCAAAGAAAATGGGAAGCAGGTCTCCACAAAAGTTGTAGATGAGGTGAGTTCGAGCTTCAGCAAGCTCACAGACAAAGCTTTTGATGATGAACTTGATTCCAAGCACAGAAAACTAACTCTAGGTGCTTATCTGGATGATGCTTTTGATGAATGTCCTTTAGCTGCAACAGAAGACGGCCAGCAAGTTTTCGAATGGTGCAAGAGGAACGAATGCACAGATGAGGCTTGCTCTAGCCTCTATGAGGTTTCTGCATCTCATAATAGCAATTACACTACTCTAGAGGGAGagttttttaatactttgggACCTGGTGGTTATAGAGCAATCTTAGATGTTATCCTGAAAGATCTGCCTTCAGGAACTGTCCAGTGCAATACACCAGTCAAGATCATCCAATGGGACTTGGTTAAAAAAGGTAGTTGTGAAGATGAAATGTATCCTGTTAAGGTCATCTGTGAAAATGGACAGAGCTTTGATGCAGACCATGTGATTGTCACCGTATCTCTGGGGGTTCTCAAAGACAAAGCAGCCACCATGTTCGAACCGTCTTTACCAGAAGAAAAACTGTCTGCAATTGAGGATCTCGGCTTTGGTATCGTGGACAAAATTTTCCTGTTTTTCGAGGAACGTTTCTGGCCAGACGATTGTGCCGGGGTTCAGTTGGTGTGGGAAGAAGGGCCTGAAGATAAAGATGTTTATGAGGCTCTGTCTGAAGGAGAAACCTGGAAAAAGACGTGGTTCAAGAAGATCACTGGTTTTGATACAGTGGCTCGTCATCCCACGGCTCTGTGCGGCTGGATCACAGGTAGAGAAGCAATGTACATGGAGAATCTTCAGGACAGTGAAATCGGAGATATCTGTGTGAG GTTGCTCAGGTCTTTCACAGGCTGGTCAGTGCCAGAAGTCTCAAAGACACTGATCACCAGATGGGGTTCTGATTCCCACGTCCGTGGCTCCTATACATTTATTCCTGAAGGTGTCGATGGAGTGAAAGCACACAAGGCATTAGCATCACCTCTTCCCCCTGAAGATAATTCCACAGGCAGAAAG GACCTTCAGGTGTTGTTTGCTGGTGAAGCTACACATGACAAATTCTACACCACGACCCATGGAGCATACCTCACAGGCGTCAGAGAAGCAGAAAGACTTATAAGCTATTACACCGACTGA